A window of Sphingobacterium sp. SRCM116780 contains these coding sequences:
- a CDS encoding RagB/SusD family nutrient uptake outer membrane protein: MNKKYILLGLLGVSTLSIWSCSKGFLDKTPQGQLVEEQIANKKGIEAELVGAYAIMNGNVNGTWGNYASAPSQWLFGEVTSDNAHKGSVITDQPNMNMIETFSAISSNDNLSTMWQVYYEGVLRSNNTLRLLKLDQAGAKTVAADRAKQIEGEAKMLRAHYYFFLWRIFKNIPYVDENTTIEEAKVVKNDQDVLPKIEADLKDAITLLPTTKINSESGRMDQIIAKAYLGKLYLYQKKYPQALLLFKDVMAVKDIAATSFQDNFDPTKENGTEAILVAKHTINPDGSGDNGNVGDMLSGLNGANPVGCCGFYQPTIDLVNAYKVDANGLPLLDNSYKNNPYTSDILVPKADLPKYVLDTKLHFDPRLDYTVGRRGVAFLDYGIFPGDAWLRPEEGSRPHGGPFTGIKTMIPKSLHAAHTASGAAYITDLDVNIIRLADVVLMAAECEVEANNLPEAMRLVNLIRNRAAKLPGKTTVDGKPAAVYVVKPYLTFPDQAYARKAVKFERRLELALEGHRFFDLVRWGDAKQVIESYSAFEGTILPIFKGIQFTPNRNEYFPIPQEELNKSMGNLKQNAGY; the protein is encoded by the coding sequence ATGAATAAGAAATATATATTATTAGGTTTATTGGGGGTGTCAACTTTAAGTATTTGGAGTTGTAGTAAAGGTTTTTTAGATAAAACCCCTCAAGGACAATTAGTTGAAGAACAGATTGCAAATAAAAAAGGGATAGAGGCGGAATTAGTTGGAGCATATGCCATTATGAATGGAAATGTCAATGGTACATGGGGAAACTACGCCTCAGCACCTAGTCAATGGCTTTTCGGAGAGGTTACTTCTGATAATGCACATAAAGGATCGGTAATTACCGATCAGCCGAACATGAATATGATTGAAACATTTTCAGCGATTTCATCTAATGATAATTTATCGACTATGTGGCAGGTGTATTACGAAGGTGTGTTAAGATCAAATAATACTTTGCGATTATTGAAGCTTGATCAAGCAGGAGCTAAAACAGTAGCTGCTGATCGTGCAAAACAAATTGAAGGAGAAGCGAAGATGTTACGTGCACATTATTACTTTTTCCTATGGCGTATTTTTAAGAATATTCCTTATGTAGATGAAAATACAACAATTGAAGAGGCAAAGGTTGTTAAAAACGATCAAGACGTTTTACCAAAAATTGAGGCCGATTTAAAAGATGCGATTACGTTATTACCTACGACAAAAATCAATAGTGAAAGTGGACGAATGGATCAGATAATAGCAAAAGCTTATCTCGGTAAACTTTACCTTTATCAGAAAAAATATCCACAAGCACTGTTGTTGTTTAAAGATGTAATGGCTGTAAAAGATATTGCAGCAACATCTTTTCAAGATAACTTTGATCCAACTAAAGAAAATGGTACAGAAGCGATCTTAGTTGCTAAACATACAATCAATCCAGATGGTTCAGGAGATAATGGTAATGTAGGTGATATGTTAAGTGGACTGAATGGAGCGAATCCTGTAGGATGTTGTGGTTTTTATCAACCCACGATTGATTTAGTTAATGCTTATAAAGTAGATGCGAATGGATTACCATTGTTGGATAACTCTTATAAAAACAATCCATATACATCAGATATTTTAGTGCCAAAAGCTGACTTACCAAAGTATGTGCTGGATACAAAGTTACATTTTGATCCTCGTTTAGATTATACAGTAGGACGTAGAGGAGTTGCGTTTTTGGATTATGGTATTTTCCCAGGAGATGCATGGTTGAGGCCTGAAGAAGGAAGCAGACCACACGGTGGTCCATTCACAGGGATCAAGACCATGATCCCAAAAAGTCTACATGCAGCGCATACAGCATCAGGAGCTGCATATATCACTGATTTAGATGTTAATATTATTCGTTTAGCTGACGTAGTCTTAATGGCTGCAGAATGTGAAGTTGAGGCGAATAATTTGCCAGAAGCTATGCGATTGGTTAATTTAATTCGAAATAGAGCTGCGAAATTACCTGGAAAAACTACTGTAGATGGAAAACCAGCAGCAGTTTATGTTGTAAAACCTTATTTAACATTCCCAGATCAAGCTTATGCGCGTAAAGCTGTTAAGTTCGAACGTCGGTTAGAATTAGCTTTAGAAGGACATCGTTTCTTTGATTTGGTACGTTGGGGAGATGCTAAGCAGGTTATTGAAAGTTATTCTGCTTTTGAAGGAACTATATTACCAATTTTTAAAGGAATACAATTTACCCCAAATAGAAATGAATATTTCCCTATTCCACAAGAGGAATTAAATAAAAGTATGGGGAATTTGAAACAAAATGCAGGATATTAA
- a CDS encoding threonine aldolase family protein, producing the protein MYNFKNDYSEGAHPHILQKLIETNLIQQLGYGEDEYGMQAKEILKEKIKNPNTIIHFLSGGTQTNLIVISFLLRVHEAVISAKTGHISANETGAIEATGHKVITVETNDGKLKPTDIEKALQEYALKPHVVKPRMVYISNSTEIGTIYRKSELEELAACCQSNNLLLYLDGARLGHALTAKNNDLTLADIARLTDIFYIGGTKNGALLGEAIVFNKPDLALDFEYVLKQKGAMLAKGRLLAIQFLELFKDDLYFDLAKYANRMAMKIADAVKEKGFSFLTESTTNQIFPILPKAVIEKLAERYLFYVWKEINDDLAAVRLITSWATDENKVDAFITDLKQL; encoded by the coding sequence ATGTACAATTTTAAAAATGATTATTCTGAGGGTGCACATCCCCATATTCTACAGAAATTAATAGAGACTAATCTGATCCAACAATTGGGATATGGTGAAGATGAATATGGCATGCAGGCCAAAGAAATATTGAAGGAGAAAATAAAAAATCCAAATACCATCATACATTTTCTTTCAGGAGGTACTCAGACAAACCTGATCGTTATTTCATTTCTTTTACGTGTACATGAAGCCGTTATCAGTGCCAAAACAGGACATATATCCGCCAATGAAACAGGAGCTATTGAAGCCACGGGACATAAAGTGATTACTGTTGAAACTAATGATGGCAAATTGAAACCTACTGATATAGAAAAGGCTTTACAGGAATATGCACTAAAACCTCATGTAGTAAAGCCAAGAATGGTTTATATTTCTAATTCAACGGAGATTGGTACGATTTATCGTAAATCAGAATTAGAGGAATTAGCAGCATGTTGTCAATCCAACAACTTATTACTGTATCTAGATGGAGCCAGATTAGGTCATGCTTTAACAGCAAAAAATAATGATCTGACGTTAGCGGATATTGCTCGATTAACAGATATCTTCTATATTGGAGGGACTAAAAATGGTGCGCTGTTGGGTGAAGCCATCGTATTCAACAAACCCGATCTAGCACTAGATTTTGAATATGTATTGAAACAAAAAGGTGCAATGTTGGCAAAAGGCCGTTTACTTGCTATTCAATTTTTAGAATTGTTTAAAGATGATCTATACTTTGATTTAGCCAAATATGCCAATCGTATGGCTATGAAAATCGCCGATGCTGTAAAAGAAAAAGGATTTTCATTTTTGACAGAATCAACAACGAATCAAATCTTTCCTATATTACCTAAAGCTGTAATTGAAAAACTTGCTGAACGTTACTTATTCTATGTTTGGAAGGAGATCAATGACGATCTTGCTGCTGTACGATTGATTACTTCTTGGGCAACGGATGAAAATAAAGTGGATGCATTCATCACTGATTTAAAACAGCTATAA
- a CDS encoding DUF1398 domain-containing protein, whose amino-acid sequence MFTVEQIERAHDQVKSGADFPNYIQEIKQMGVIAFETWVMDSHTKYFGKDNYRTQSTPQYSALAIAVTADTEKFKTCLKIHQEGKTDYYTFCRDCAETGIEKWLVDLTKMTCSYYDKAGNEILVEIIPS is encoded by the coding sequence ATGTTTACAGTTGAACAAATTGAACGTGCGCACGATCAAGTAAAATCTGGCGCTGACTTTCCTAATTATATCCAAGAAATAAAACAGATGGGAGTCATCGCATTTGAAACTTGGGTGATGGATAGTCATACCAAATATTTTGGAAAAGACAACTACCGTACACAATCAACCCCACAGTATAGCGCACTAGCAATTGCGGTAACTGCTGATACAGAAAAATTTAAAACCTGTTTAAAAATTCACCAAGAAGGTAAAACAGACTATTATACCTTCTGTCGGGATTGTGCAGAAACAGGTATTGAGAAATGGCTCGTTGACCTTACAAAAATGACTTGCTCCTACTACGATAAAGCTGGAAATGAGATTTTAGTAGAAATAATACCTTCCTAA
- a CDS encoding DEAD/DEAH box helicase, which produces MEELGYLTAKEIQVKSMSRILGGQDIIAISPEGSGKTTTYVLSVLTNMKFTIADAPKVLILAPDQDRIQAIVDQFYFISKNKELSIIGLRTGGSMEQEIEKLVAGVEIVVATPNRARAVYLKLGLNLNLIHTLIIDDAEDIIKNGMITPVKELAKSCKKCQHLIFSTVEHEKLHQMVDDFMVQPALIEVEVLAEQQLEVHDLFLYRVPNFTTKINLLNHLMRDTEVFDKVVVFVNSRLTAQKLSKSLHHRDKEEILVLNPLFFDDIGIDDCNLFKERPASRILIVANEGTDHLDLTSIPFIFHFELPENKETFLQRIIKTDQEEHFAFTFSTDLELPEVKRIEQIIGQKMQLMELPTDLAIYNAKKEIRSGTMTPSEKDETRGGAFHKKKESNSKTYNYGGGVKAKMTMKKKKG; this is translated from the coding sequence ATGGAAGAACTGGGCTATTTAACCGCAAAGGAAATACAAGTGAAGTCAATGTCACGGATTTTAGGGGGGCAGGATATAATTGCGATAAGCCCCGAAGGTTCTGGTAAAACGACAACCTATGTGCTGAGTGTATTGACAAACATGAAGTTCACCATAGCAGATGCACCAAAAGTTTTAATCTTAGCACCGGATCAAGATCGTATTCAAGCAATTGTTGACCAATTCTATTTTATTAGTAAAAACAAAGAGCTTAGCATTATCGGTTTACGTACTGGAGGAAGCATGGAACAGGAGATCGAGAAGCTTGTAGCAGGAGTTGAAATTGTAGTGGCAACACCAAATAGAGCTAGGGCTGTATACCTCAAATTAGGTTTAAATCTTAATTTAATACATACACTGATTATCGATGATGCGGAAGATATCATAAAAAATGGAATGATTACTCCTGTTAAAGAGCTTGCCAAAAGTTGTAAAAAATGTCAACATCTTATTTTTAGCACCGTAGAACATGAAAAATTACATCAGATGGTGGATGATTTTATGGTTCAACCAGCTTTGATTGAGGTGGAAGTACTGGCGGAACAACAGTTAGAGGTACATGATTTATTTCTTTACCGAGTGCCAAATTTCACAACTAAAATTAATCTTTTAAATCACTTGATGCGTGATACTGAAGTTTTTGACAAAGTCGTCGTATTTGTAAACAGCAGACTGACAGCTCAAAAACTCAGCAAAAGCTTACATCATCGAGATAAGGAAGAAATCTTGGTATTAAATCCGCTATTTTTTGACGATATAGGTATAGATGATTGTAATCTTTTTAAAGAACGACCTGCATCGCGGATTTTAATTGTCGCCAATGAGGGAACTGACCATCTAGATTTAACAAGCATTCCTTTTATTTTTCATTTTGAACTTCCTGAAAATAAAGAAACTTTCTTGCAACGTATTATTAAAACAGATCAGGAAGAACATTTCGCATTTACATTTTCCACTGATCTTGAATTGCCTGAAGTGAAAAGAATAGAACAAATAATTGGTCAAAAGATGCAACTGATGGAACTACCAACAGATCTAGCCATTTATAATGCAAAAAAGGAAATCAGAAGTGGCACCATGACTCCTAGTGAAAAGGATGAGACTCGTGGTGGTGCTTTCCATAAAAAGAAAGAAAGTAATAGTAAAACATATAATTATGGTGGTGGCGTAAAGGCTAAAATGACCATGAAAAAGAAGAAAGGTTAA
- a CDS encoding response regulator transcription factor: MTRIIIIEDHSIVLFNLKIVLESIPDFEVVDTFSSGKKLFESTGLEKVDVALLDINLPDTDGFFICDYFKNNFPHLKIIGISSFENGEFVSRFLKMGAHGYVVKGTYNKDLVQAIHEVLKGNTFLCKVAQTALNNLHTNNQSQIQLTKREKYILELSSTLDSIKEVAAAIDENEENTRLYLELLEDKINFYRLPFKIKEVFLIQ, from the coding sequence ATGACACGAATCATTATCATAGAAGATCATTCTATTGTCCTGTTCAATTTAAAAATTGTATTGGAATCAATTCCTGACTTCGAAGTAGTTGATACCTTTTCTTCTGGTAAAAAATTATTTGAATCAACTGGCCTAGAAAAAGTAGATGTCGCTCTTTTAGACATCAATCTCCCCGATACAGATGGTTTTTTTATATGTGATTACTTTAAAAATAATTTTCCTCACCTCAAGATCATTGGTATTTCCTCTTTTGAAAATGGGGAATTTGTATCTCGATTTTTAAAAATGGGTGCACATGGTTATGTTGTAAAAGGAACTTATAATAAAGATCTGGTTCAAGCAATTCATGAAGTTTTAAAAGGTAATACATTCCTTTGTAAAGTAGCACAGACTGCTTTAAATAACCTACATACCAATAACCAATCTCAAATCCAACTCACGAAAAGGGAGAAATATATATTAGAACTTTCTTCAACGTTAGACTCTATTAAAGAGGTTGCTGCAGCGATCGATGAAAATGAAGAAAACACAAGGTTATATCTTGAGCTTTTAGAAGATAAAATCAATTTCTACAGATTACCGTTCAAAATCAAAGAAGTCTTTTTAATACAGTAA
- a CDS encoding ATP-binding protein — translation MKVLSYLKIFVFILLLFGCFTGKGQSDSALKKKSDSLEMEIRQSRSINQEKKLIVELLKTNAYRNSKFSIQYAEKILKQNRGQVDSLYLTKVYLYYGVSLIADNQYEKADRVHKEGILFAEKIHNKEVLNDLVLLKVNEATLFGEMGYRSTQLQKMIDILPLIHQLKDDTIAYGMYTNFGLAYYELREYKRALEYLYLARPLINKNTVRYHERGYNEILLASVYKRLGQRDSVIKYTDLAEKQINESLTPGYLARFYTLKGLSFLYKNNPNEALKYINKGKEQALKINVSKEEQYATLAEIDYYTYSKNWNKAIYLLEMLLTNKNETLKEDALVKLGEVYEKSGNYKKSIETYRKLAAHLVDEKKGKESLHFQELDYIYKFKDKVLENERLKASNEKSLVTSQRNQLFIAVLLILLVIILIVIIFRNKTQLRERLMNEQKLKLMQANLEEEKQKYLIDEMTLLRKVEDKERNRIANDLHDSIGGLLSSIKILIYHFKEQNLLEPNTIKNADQILDYINESKQELNRIVYNLTPLVVERFGLIEAIKQYCKKIQSDRLKIQLQLVSFPPNLSTDSEITLYRVVQEAVQNIFKHADATEILIQIQTTRKGVVVITIEDNGIGMDVDKINLNTGLGIKSLYSRVHHLKGSIKFVSKPNGGTSLYIICKPN, via the coding sequence ATGAAAGTACTTTCTTATCTCAAAATTTTTGTGTTTATATTGCTTTTGTTTGGGTGTTTTACTGGTAAAGGGCAGTCAGATAGTGCTTTAAAAAAGAAATCAGATTCTTTAGAGATGGAAATCAGGCAGAGTAGATCAATTAATCAAGAAAAAAAATTAATTGTTGAATTATTGAAAACCAATGCATATAGAAATTCTAAGTTTTCCATACAATACGCAGAAAAAATCTTAAAGCAAAATCGTGGACAAGTCGATAGTCTTTATTTGACTAAAGTATACCTGTATTATGGTGTAAGTTTAATCGCTGACAATCAGTATGAAAAGGCAGATCGGGTTCATAAAGAAGGGATTTTATTTGCCGAAAAAATCCATAATAAAGAGGTTCTAAATGATTTAGTATTGTTGAAAGTGAATGAGGCTACACTATTTGGTGAGATGGGGTATAGAAGTACACAACTTCAAAAAATGATTGATATTCTTCCCCTAATCCACCAGCTAAAGGATGATACGATAGCTTATGGTATGTACACCAATTTTGGACTGGCTTATTATGAACTTAGAGAATATAAGCGCGCACTGGAATATTTATATTTAGCGAGACCATTAATCAACAAAAATACTGTACGATATCATGAAAGAGGATACAATGAAATTTTGTTGGCAAGTGTTTACAAACGTTTAGGTCAAAGAGACAGTGTCATTAAATACACCGATCTTGCTGAAAAACAAATTAACGAGTCATTAACACCTGGATACTTGGCTAGATTTTATACGCTTAAAGGATTGTCTTTCTTATACAAGAATAATCCCAATGAGGCTTTGAAATATATAAATAAAGGCAAGGAACAGGCGTTAAAAATTAACGTTAGTAAAGAAGAGCAATACGCTACTTTAGCTGAAATCGACTATTATACTTATTCGAAAAATTGGAACAAAGCGATCTATTTATTGGAAATGTTATTAACCAACAAAAATGAAACCCTCAAAGAAGACGCATTGGTAAAATTGGGAGAAGTGTATGAAAAATCAGGAAATTACAAAAAATCAATAGAAACTTATAGAAAATTGGCGGCCCATCTGGTAGATGAAAAAAAAGGAAAAGAATCACTTCATTTTCAAGAATTAGATTACATCTATAAATTTAAAGATAAAGTTCTGGAGAACGAGCGATTAAAAGCGAGTAATGAAAAATCTTTAGTAACCTCTCAACGAAACCAATTGTTTATTGCTGTTTTATTGATTTTACTTGTTATCATATTGATTGTCATAATTTTCAGAAATAAAACTCAACTTCGGGAAAGGTTGATGAATGAACAGAAACTGAAATTGATGCAGGCAAATTTAGAGGAAGAAAAACAAAAGTATCTTATTGATGAAATGACGCTGTTGAGAAAAGTGGAAGATAAAGAACGGAATCGAATTGCTAATGACCTGCATGATAGCATAGGAGGATTGCTTTCTTCCATTAAAATTTTAATTTATCATTTTAAAGAACAAAATCTTTTAGAACCCAACACCATAAAAAATGCAGATCAAATTTTAGATTATATTAATGAATCTAAACAGGAACTGAATCGTATTGTGTATAACCTGACGCCATTGGTTGTGGAAAGATTTGGTCTTATTGAAGCGATTAAACAATATTGTAAAAAGATTCAATCAGATCGATTAAAAATTCAACTTCAACTGGTTAGTTTTCCACCAAATCTTTCTACAGATAGTGAGATAACACTATATCGCGTTGTGCAAGAGGCTGTTCAAAATATTTTTAAACATGCAGATGCAACAGAGATATTGATTCAAATACAAACAACGAGAAAAGGAGTCGTTGTGATTACGATCGAAGATAATGGTATAGGAATGGATGTCGATAAAATAAATTTAAATACTGGTTTAGGAATAAAAAGTCTTTATTCAAGAGTACACCATCTCAAAGGAAGTATTAAATTCGTTTCTAAACCGAATGGAGGAACTTCTCTTTATATTATTTGTAAACCAAATTAA
- a CDS encoding 2'-5' RNA ligase family protein has product MPEAIQKYSFVFQPSEEGIQIVKSIKEDLKNKIGWFSSCHALAHMTICECFADESKLYYIKKQLVEVLKYEKSQYVYFEEYAFFPNHGTFYIAPTLKSKQFLKEKMNVITNIDFGTPINKSNEPHLTVARKLDQEKLAIAVQNYKMIDLDFFCASIFLRRFNPIRKQYDIIEEFRFGNVPKPAQEEGQLSFDF; this is encoded by the coding sequence ATGCCAGAAGCCATACAAAAGTATTCATTCGTATTTCAACCTTCTGAAGAGGGAATTCAAATTGTAAAATCGATTAAGGAAGATTTAAAGAATAAGATAGGCTGGTTTTCTAGTTGTCATGCTTTGGCACACATGACGATATGTGAATGTTTTGCAGATGAATCCAAACTTTATTATATCAAAAAGCAGCTTGTTGAAGTTTTGAAATATGAAAAATCACAATATGTCTATTTTGAAGAATACGCTTTTTTCCCCAATCATGGTACTTTTTATATTGCTCCAACATTAAAATCAAAACAGTTTTTGAAAGAAAAAATGAACGTAATTACGAATATTGATTTTGGTACACCAATTAATAAAAGTAACGAACCTCATTTAACGGTAGCGAGGAAACTTGATCAAGAAAAATTGGCTATTGCAGTTCAAAATTATAAGATGATTGATTTGGATTTTTTTTGTGCGAGTATTTTTTTGCGAAGATTCAATCCCATTAGAAAGCAATACGATATTATTGAAGAATTTAGGTTTGGTAATGTCCCAAAACCAGCTCAAGAAGAAGGACAATTATCTTTCGATTTTTAA
- a CDS encoding Nramp family divalent metal transporter produces the protein MNKDPYHHEKSLSDVHESVEISKGTSKLKRALSFFGPAYLISVGYMDPGNWATDLAGGSQFGYALLWVLLMSNIMALLLQSLCTRLGIVRRRDLAQCNRETYPRRMNFVLYILAEIAIAACDLAEVLGMAIGLNLLFGIDILWGVLISFADTFLIMYLQKLGMRKMELFIIGLVSMIGMCFMIEMFLVQPDFSEVVTGFIPSLPNSAALYIAIGIIGATVMPHNLYLHSALVQTRKIDRDEHSIKKALKYNFFDSAIALNLAFLVNAAILILASAAFHKNGMHNVAELEDAYHLLGKTLGNDLAPKLFAVALILAGQSSTVTGTLAGQIVMEGYLRLRISPTLRRIITRLLAIIPAVLVILIAGESEVGSLLIFSQVILSMQLAFAVIPLIHFVSDKKKMGNFAIKPYLQVLAWLIAIVIAVLNIKLVYEEISKWIVKYDQWWLTILLIAGAVGMVVLLVMTVLYPILHKNKRAVLSVHPPFEELVFEEPKVFNKVVLALDYSASDTKTVQYALSIANKNSHFILVHIVESATVKYTGESTDDLESRQDLARLKKYAHFFSDRDYQVDFELGYNNRVMSIAKICEQYQADLLIVGSHGHTGVKDFVFGETVNKLRHAVKIPVFIAQ, from the coding sequence ATGAATAAAGATCCATACCACCATGAAAAATCTTTGTCTGATGTGCACGAAAGTGTTGAAATCAGTAAAGGTACATCAAAATTAAAACGAGCACTAAGTTTTTTCGGTCCTGCATATTTGATTAGTGTGGGGTATATGGATCCTGGGAATTGGGCAACTGATTTAGCAGGAGGGAGTCAGTTTGGGTATGCATTACTTTGGGTTTTGTTGATGAGTAATATCATGGCTTTGTTATTACAAAGCTTATGTACACGTTTGGGGATTGTGAGACGTAGAGATCTTGCTCAATGTAATCGAGAAACCTATCCAAGAAGGATGAATTTTGTGTTGTATATTTTGGCAGAAATTGCAATTGCAGCCTGTGATCTCGCTGAAGTATTAGGAATGGCAATAGGCCTGAACCTATTGTTTGGTATTGACATCCTTTGGGGAGTCTTAATCAGCTTTGCGGATACCTTCTTGATCATGTATCTACAAAAACTAGGGATGCGTAAAATGGAACTCTTTATTATTGGGTTGGTCTCGATGATAGGTATGTGTTTTATGATCGAGATGTTTTTGGTTCAACCAGATTTTAGCGAAGTCGTTACTGGATTTATCCCTAGCTTACCCAATAGTGCCGCTCTTTATATTGCTATTGGTATTATTGGTGCTACCGTTATGCCGCACAATCTATACTTACACTCCGCATTGGTGCAGACCCGTAAAATTGACCGAGATGAGCATTCGATAAAAAAAGCGCTTAAATATAATTTTTTTGATAGCGCTATCGCTTTAAATTTAGCTTTTTTGGTCAATGCCGCTATCCTCATTCTTGCTTCCGCAGCATTCCATAAAAATGGTATGCATAACGTAGCCGAATTGGAAGACGCTTATCATTTATTAGGAAAAACATTAGGAAACGATTTAGCTCCCAAACTATTTGCGGTCGCATTGATCTTAGCAGGACAAAGTTCTACAGTAACAGGTACATTGGCGGGACAGATTGTGATGGAAGGTTATCTAAGATTACGGATTAGCCCCACGTTAAGAAGAATTATCACCCGTTTATTAGCGATAATTCCTGCTGTTTTAGTGATTTTAATTGCAGGTGAATCAGAAGTTGGTTCTTTATTGATTTTTAGTCAAGTGATATTAAGTATGCAATTGGCTTTTGCGGTAATCCCATTGATTCACTTTGTGAGTGATAAGAAAAAAATGGGCAATTTTGCTATTAAACCTTACCTACAGGTATTAGCCTGGCTGATCGCTATCGTCATTGCCGTCTTAAATATAAAATTAGTGTACGAAGAAATTTCAAAATGGATTGTAAAATATGATCAATGGTGGTTGACAATATTGCTGATTGCAGGGGCAGTTGGTATGGTTGTATTATTGGTCATGACTGTTTTGTATCCGATCCTACACAAGAACAAACGAGCTGTACTGAGCGTGCATCCCCCTTTTGAAGAGTTAGTTTTTGAAGAACCCAAAGTTTTTAACAAGGTGGTTTTAGCTTTAGATTATTCCGCATCAGATACCAAGACTGTACAATATGCCCTTTCTATTGCGAACAAAAATTCTCATTTTATTCTCGTACATATCGTAGAAAGTGCAACGGTAAAATATACAGGAGAAAGTACAGACGATTTGGAATCAAGACAAGATTTGGCACGATTAAAAAAATATGCACACTTCTTTTCAGATAGAGATTATCAAGTGGATTTTGAACTTGGATATAACAATCGTGTTATGTCTATCGCCAAAATCTGCGAACAGTACCAAGCCGATTTATTGATTGTTGGAAGTCATGGACATACTGGTGTGAAGGATTTTGTATTTGGAGAAACTGTTAATAAATTGCGACATGCAGTAAAAATACCCGTATTTATTGCTCAATAA